TGGGCCGGCGGACACACAGCGTCGCGATCACGGCGTAGCTCCGCGTGACCGGGACGCGGCCACAGACGCGGCCAGAGACGCGGCCACACGGGAGTCTTCCGCGATATCACGCCCTCGACCGGCTGCGTGCATCCATGATGCTGCTCGGGGTGGTTCGTCACGCCGCGGTGAGCTACGTGCCCACCGTCTTCTTCGAATGGCCGTACCGGGACGCCCAGGCCGACATGCTCTCCTGGTGGATGATCATCTTCATCCGCGTGTTTCACCTGCCCGTCTTCTTCGCGATCGCGGGGTTCTTTGCCGCGTACCTCGTCGAGACGCGCGGCACCCGGGAGTTCCTCAGGCATCGATGGAGCCGGATCGGGGTGCCGTTCCTGGTGGCCTGGCCCGTCCTGGCGGCCGCGATGTTCTTCATCGTGCCGTTCGCCGCCCAGTTCAGCGCCACCCCGCCGAACGCGGCCTACAGCCTCGCCGAACTGACCTCGGACAGGGCCCTGGACCATCTGTTCATGCACCTGTGGTTCCTCTACCACCTGTTGATCCTGTGCGTGGTCGCGAGCGCGCTTCGCCCGCTGGCCGCGCGGATCCCCGCGGGCGTGCGCGCCCGGGCGCTGGATCTCTGCGGGCGCTGGGTGCACCGGGGAGGCATCGCCGTGTTGATGCTGGCCGCGGGCCTCATCCTCTACCGGATGGAGTCGTGGGCGATCGACTACTACGCCGGCCCGTTCCCCGCCCCGCGCCAGTTGGCGCTGTACGGCCTGTTCTTCGGCTTCGGGTGGATGCTGTTTCGCAGGCGCGAGGCGCTGGAAGGTTTCAAGCGCCCCACGTGGGTTCTCCTCGCCGCCGGGATTCTGTGCTTCCTCGCGTACCGGCATTTCTTTGAGATCGGCTGTCCCCCGAGACCGGACAGGACGTGCGCGGGGGGCGGCGAGGCGCAGCATCTGCCGGCCGTCGTCTTCCTCGCGCTTTCCATGTGGTTCATGGCCTATGGCCTCATCGGCCTGTTCCTGCGCTACCTGAACAGGCCGAGCCCCCGCTGGCGGTACATGGCGGACGCGTCGTACTGGATCTACATCGTCCACGTGCCGTTCGTCATGCTGCTGCCTCTGCCCCTAGCGCGCGTGCCCCTTCCCGGGATCGTCAAGCTCACGCTGGTCTCGGTCGCGGCAATCGGCCTGATCCTGCTGACCTACCGCTACTTCGTCCGACCGACGTTCATCGGGAAGCAACTGAACGGACGCCGGCATCCACACCGGCATCCACGGCGCCGTCCCCGCCGGCATCCACGCTTGACCGCCTGAACCGAGTCCGAGATCCTGCAACGCTGTCCAGCGGTTTCCGAGCGGGAGGCAAAGGACTGAATGAACCTCGAGGTCTTCCTCGTCGGGGGGATTCTCCTGGTCGCGGTGGTCCTGTTCGTCACCGAGAAGATCCGGGTGGATCTCGTCGCGCTGATGGTGATGCTGGGGCTCGTGGTGACCGGCATCCTCGACGGCGAAGAGGCCATCATGGGCTTCGCCAACGAAGCCGTCATCACCATCGCTTCGGTGCTCGTCCTGAGCGGCGCGCTCATGCGGACCGGGGTGGCCCATTTCATCGGCCAGCGCGTGCTCGCGGCATCGGGCGATGGCGTCGGCCGCCTCACCGCGGTGATGATGGCCACGGTCGGCCTCCTGTCGGGCATCATGAACGACATCGGGATCACCGCCCTCATGCTGCCGGTCGTACTGGACATGGCCCGCCGCACCGGGACGCCGCCCTCCAAGCTGCTCATGCCCCTCGCCTTCGGATCCCTGCTCGGCGGGATGACGACCCTGATCGGAACGGCGCCGAACATCCTCGTGAACGGGGCGTTGCAGGATGGCGGGTTCGAGCCGTTCGGGATGTTCTCGTTCACGCCCGTCGGGCTGACCGCGCTCGCCGCGGGAATCGTCTACATGACCTTCCTGGGGCGGCGGCTGTTTCCGGACCGGGATCCGAAGAAGGAATCGACGCCCGCGGATCTGGGCGGACTTTACGACCTGCGCGGCCTGATCGGCATGCTGAGAGCCCCCGAGAATTCCACCCTGGCGGGCAAGACACTGCAGCAAAGCCGCCTGGGCCAGGCCCTGGGTCTGAACGTCGTCGCCGTGCAGCGAAGCGGACAGATGATCCTCGCTCCCGGGACGGACTTCGTCCTGAACGGGGGAGACGAGATGGTGGTCGAAGGAACCCTCGAGAGGTTCGAAGCTCTGCGCGCATGGAAGCAACTGGAGATCGAGTCCAGAGACCGGACTCTGGGGCGGATCACCGATGCCTCCGTCGAGGTGGCGGAACTGGAGCTGGCGGAAGATTCATCGCTGATCGGGCAGACCGTTCGCGAGGCGAATCTGCGCCGGACCCGCCACCTGCACGTCCTCGCGATTCTGCGCGGCGATCGGGCACACCGCACGGGATTGCGGCTCATGACGCTCGCTCCGGGGGACCGCCTGCTGGTTGCGGCGAAGAGCGGGCGCCTCGCCGCACTGGAGGAGGACAAGACCCTCGGAACGGTCCATTCGGTGCCGGCAGGAGAACTGATCTCCCGCTACCAGATGGAACGCAGGATTCAGAGCGTCAGAATCTCGGAAGAATCGCTGCTCGCCGGTCAGTTGCTCGCGGAAACCCGGCTGGCCGACGCGTTCGGGCTGACGGTGGTGGGCATCCTGCGGGCCCATGAGGAGCTGCTCATGCCGGACCCGGACACAAGACTCGAGGGAGGGGACGTCCTCCTCCTCCGGGGACGGTTCGAGGACCTCGAGATCCTGGAGGGGCTCCAGGAACTGACGGTGGGCGACAATCGTCCCCTGGACTTCAGCCGGTTGGAGTCCGACACCATCGGCTTGGCGGAGGCTTCGCTTTCTCCGCGCACGACGTTCGCGGGAAAGACGATCGAGGAACTCAAGTTTCGCAAGAGCTTCGGCGTTTCCATCCTTGCGATATGGCGGAACGGAGAGATCTACCGGAGCGGGCTCCCGAAAATGGAACTGCTCCCGGGCGATGCGTTCCTGCTTCACGGCGACAGGAACAAGCTTGCGCTCCTGGCGGAACACCCGGACTTCCTCGTCATGACCGAGGAAGCGGCGGAGGTGGTGCGAAGCCGGAAGGCGCCGGTCAGCGCCGTCATCATGGCAGGCGTCCTGACGTCGGTGGTCTCGGGCCTGCTGCCGATCTTCATCGCGGCGCCGATCGGGGCGGTCGCGATGGTGCTGACGGGGTGCCTCAACATCGAAGAGGCCTATCGGTGTATCGAGATGAAAGCGGTGGTCCTGATCGCTGGGATGCTCAGCCTGGGAATGGCGATGCAGGAGTCCGGAACCGCCGCGCTGGTGGCCGAGGCGGTGCTGGGATCGCTCGCGGACTTCGGTCCGCTGGCGGTGGTGGCGGGACTCTTCCTGATCACCGCGCTGTCCGCTCAAATGATGCCGACGGCGGCGGTGGCGGTGCTCATGTCGCCCATCGCACTCAGCACGGCCGTCAGTGAAGGGCTCTCGCCCCACGCGCTCATGATGACGGTGGCGGTGGCGAGTTCCTGCGCCTTCATGAGCCCGGTGGGACATCCGGTGAACCTGCTGGTGATGGGGTTCGGGGGATATCGGTTCGTTGATTTCATCAAGGCCGGATTCCCGCTGTTCATCCTGGTCATGGCGGTGGTCCTGACCGTGCTCCCGCTCGTCTGGCAGCTGGCGCCGGCGGGCTGAAGCCCGACGCTCAACGGACCCTGCGGACGGCCAGGTCCAGGCTCTACCGGGGCTGGCGTTTCTGCTATCTTACAGGATGGCGGGAGCGCAGGGATCGACGATCGCGGCAACAACCAGGGAGCCGGCCATGCAGAGTCGAAGCCAGTACCACACGACATTCGCCATCCTGGCTGTGGCGATGCTGAGCCCCATGCAGGTCATCGCCCAGCAGGCCGGCATCACGGGCCGGGTGACCGACCTGGAGACCGGCAGCCCCGTGAGCAACGCCGCCGTCGCGGTGCTCGGCCAGCCATCGGGCCCGGTCGTCGCCGACGAGTCCGGCGCCTTTCAGATCACGGTCGCGGCCGGCACCTACTCCATCCTCGTGACGCGGATCGGCTACGAGACGGCCCGCATTGACGGCGTCAGCGTCGAGGCGGGGGAAACGGAAACCGTCACGGTCGAACTCCGCTCCCGCGCGCTTGCGCTGAACCCGCTGGTCGTCACCGCATCGCGCCGCGAGGAGAAGGAACTCGACGCCCCGGCCTCGGTCTCGACGCTCACCGGCGAGCAGATCTCCCGGATGATCGCGCCCACACCCGCGGATCATGTCAGGACGCTGCCCGGGGTCGACCTCGCGAGCACGGGGCTCACGCAGAGCTACATGGTGGTGCGGGGATTCAACAACGTCTCGTCCGGACGGTTGCTCAGCATCGTGGACAACCGCTACGCGCGCATCCCGGCGCTGAGGATCAACGCCATCAACATGATCCCCACCACCGACATGGACATCGAGCGGATCGAACTGGCGCGCGGACCGGGGGCGGCGCTCTACGGTCCCAACGCGGCCGAGGGCGTCATGCACATCATCACGTCCTCGCCGATCGACAGGCCGGGCACGACGGTGTCGATGGCCGGCGGGGAGCGGTCCGTATTCCAGATGCTCTTCCGGAGCGCGAACGCCGTGTCGGAGCGCTTCGGAATCAAGGTGTCCGGCCAGTACCTGCGGGGGAACGACTGGGAGTACGTGGACCCCTGGGAGGTGGCGGCGCGCGAGGCCAGTCCCGGCCATCCGCGCATCGGCGTGCGCGACCCCGTCAACGAGCGCTACTTCGCGGACGTCCGCACCGACTTCCGGTTCTCCGATGACGGCGAGTTCATCCTGTCGGGCGGTCTCAACAACTCGCTGAGCAGCATTAACCTCACCAGCGTCGGGTCCGCGCAGACGCACGACTGGCAGTACCGCTACGGGCAGGCGCGGCTGCTCAAGGGCCGGCTGTTCGCCCAGTTCTTTCTCAACCAGACGCACTCGGGGGACAACAGCTATCTGCTGCGGAGCGGGGAGCTGATCGTCGACCGGTCGCGCACCATGGCGGCCCAGGTGCAGCACGGGTTCGACTGGGGCGCCCGGCAGCGCTTCACCTACGGGTTCGACTGGCAGCGCACCGAACCGCGCTCCGAGGGCACGATCTACGGCCGCAACGAGGACGACGATCTGCTGGTCGAGACCGGCGCCTATCTGCACTCCGAGACGGGTCTGGGCGACCGGTTCGACCTGGTGACCGCACTGCGGGTCGACCACCACAACCGCCTGACGGACGTCAACCTGTCGCCCCGGGCGGCGCTCGTGTTCCGTCCCGCGGAGGGCCACAACCTGCGCCTCAACTACAACCAGGCGTACGCGACGCCCTCGACGTCCGCCATGTTCCTGGACATCCCCACCGGCAGGCTCCCGATCGCGCCCGGCGTCGGATACACGCTGCGTGCGCACGGCGTCCCTTCCGGGGGACTCACCTTTTCGGACCGGTGCCAGGGGGGACTCATGGACCACTGCATGCGGTCCCCGTTCCTCCCGGGCCAGCTCCCCGCCAACGCCGCGCTGTTCTGGGACGCGCTGATCGAACAGTTCGCGCCCGCGACGCTGCGGCCCTTGCTGCTGGGGCCCGGCATGCGCCCCACCGATCCCGCGCTGGGCACGGTCTTCCGGCGTCTCAACACCGATGCGCTCGGACCGGCCGGTGGAGACGTATTCCCCCTCGACTCCGGGCCCGTCGAACTGCCCGAACTCGTCCCGACCGTCTTCAACAGCATCGAGGCGGGGTACAAGGGATTGATCCGGAACCGCGTACGGCTGGCCGTCGACGTGTATTTCGCCAACGTCGAGAATTTCGTCGGCGCGCTGAAGGTCGAATCCCCCAACGTCTTCCTCGACCCGGCCTCCACGGGCGCGTTCCTGGCGAGCCGTCTCGGGCCGCTGGTGCAGGCCGGGCATGTCACGACCGAACAGATCGCCGAACTGGCCGCCGGTCTCGCCGAAGTCCCGGTCGGCGCCGTCACTCCGGACCAGTTCGACGCGCCGGACCTGCTGCTGGCTTCGCGCAACTTCGGCTCGGCCAGCTACTGGGGCGCCGACTTCTCCACCCAGTTCATCGTCTCCGACCGGGTCAGCCTGACCGCCGCCTACTCCTTCCAGAGCAGGGAGTGCTTCGACTTTGACGAGGACGGGGACTGCCCCGGAAGCGACGACCTGGCGCTCAATGCCCCGAGCCACAAGGGCTCCGTGGGGTTCGCGTTCACCGACCGCGCCCGCGGATTCGTGCTCGACGGGCGCTGGCGCTTCACCGATGGTTTCGACATGAGGTCGGGCGTGTTCGCCGGGGCCGTGGACGCCTACCACGTCCTGGACCTGACGGCCGGCTATCAGCTTCCCTTCCAGCCGAACGCACGCCTCGAACTGACGGTGTACAACCTGCTCAACAACCTGCACCGGGAGTTCGTGGGGGCGCCGGAACTCGGAAGGCTGGCCCTGTTGCGGCTGCGCTACGACTTCTGAGATCGGCGATCCAGATATCGTTGGTGGGGATCGGGCGGCCCTTCGCTCGCAGGGCCGCCGCGATTCACTCCCGCATCGCCTCGTCGATCGTCTCGAAGTGCCTGAGCGCCCGTTCGATCTCGTCCGCCTCCGCGTCGCTCCAGGAGCCGATGAAACAATCCAGCGACGACCCGACCGCGTCCGCCGCCTGTCCGCCCTCCAGCCCCGCCCCCCGGCGCAGCAGTTTGACGGCGGCTCGGTTGAGCGATGTGCCGTCGCGGTTCGCCAAGCGGCGAATCGCCCCGGTCAGATCGTCCCCCAGGCCTCTAACGGTGAGCTGTTTCATATCCCGATCTCATTGTGACCACAGCCGGGTGTAGCCGGATCCGATGTCGTACCTGAGTGCCGTTTGGGCGTTCCCGTCGCCGTCGAACGCCCGAGGCTCAAGGGGATGCCTCGCGGCGGCCTGCTTGACCGTTATTGATATGGGGTTATCGTTACCGTCGAGATCATGTCCGAGGCGGGCAGATCCAATAACGGAACGAGGTGAAAACGTGAGACATCTTCAATCGAAACTGCCACTCGTCTTGGCGACCGCGGGACTGCTGGTCCTTGGCGCCTGCGGCGGCGACGACCCCATGGACCCCATGGACGACCACGAGGATCACGCCGAAGAAGTCGAGGGCGTGGTTCTGTCGCTGAGCGGCCAGACCATCGCGTCCTATGACGGACACGACGGAGCGTGGACCGGAGAACTCGAGGTCGAGCCGGGCGAGGAAACGGCCCACATCAGCGTGCAGTTCACAGACCACGACGGGCACGCAGTGACGCTCGGCAGTGACTTCTACCTGCGGGTGGACGTCGCGAACGAGTCCATCGCCGAGTTCGAGCAGGACTCTCCCGGCGAGTTCGGGGGACACCTGCACGGAGGGATGGAGGGCGACACCGAGGTCACCTTCAGCCTCATGCACGGGGCCGTCGGATCGGGGCACGCGGACTTCGTCACCGCACCCCTCCACGTGCACGTGCACGCCCACTAAGCAGCAGGGCTCAACCCGTCGCGGCAAGTCCCGAACACCCTCCCCGGAGCGGTTCCCGGGGAGGGTTCGCTGTTCAGATGCGCTCGGCCCCGGATCGGCGATTAGCTACGCGCGGGATACCACTCTCGTAAAGCGGTCCTGATTTTGCGAAACGCGGGGTCGCGGCATCCTGCGAGAGAGGTGCCCGCGGCGATCTCACCGAAGATTCGGGCCGAGCGCTTTCGCCGTGCTTCCCGCAAGCACTTGAGCATAGCGGCCTTCGGATCATGGGGCTTGGCCGTCCCAGGGTCCCAGAGTTTCTCGGCAGCCAACCAGGCGCGGAGCGCTTGATGTCCGCCCGTCCAACCAAGCGCGGTGCGGACGGCGGGTGAATCGGACCAGACCCACGTCTCAAGTTCCGGATCGATCACGACCGCCCTTCCCCGGTCCTCCCATCCGCTCAGGCGGAGCCCGTGCTCGACACCCGCCTCGATGTCCTCCCGTGACCCGGGATCTCCGCAACCGTGGCGGTCAAAAACCACGAGGGCATGATCGAATCGGTGACTAAAGGGCCGGAGAAACTCGGTGGCGTAAACCCGGCACCCGGGATCGCGGCCTGGATGCCGCCGGATATCGTACTGGAACCGCGATACTCCCAGAGCTTCCGGGCGGGCAAACAGCTCCGTGAGGGTCTCCTCGGTATCTCGATCCGCAGCCACCACGATCAGCCCACCGGTGCCCGGCTCCACGGTCACCCGATCACCCCTTTGGCGAACAGAACGGTCTTGTCGATCGAGCCTTGCCAATTTCGGAGGAGCGGGTGTTCGCTGCCGACGACGACATCGCTCGCCCCTTCGGCATTCTTGTCGAAGCAGAGAATCTCGTGTGGTTCCACGAGCGCGAGGAGCGACGGAGAGTGCGTAGTGACGAGCACCTGTGCGTCGTAAGCGGACGACAGCGAATCGCGAATTCCCTCCAGGGCAAGGGGATGAACGCCGTTTTCCGGTTCTTCCAGGAGGTATATCTCGCCGTCACCGGGTATGTACGCGAGAAGGGTCAAGGCCAGCAGCCGCAACGTACCGTCGGATGCCGTCCATGACGGGACCTCCATTCCTGTATCGTATTGGAGCATGAGATACGCGTGACGGTCCTCGGAGCGCACGACCACGGAGACATCCTCCAGATCGGCCAGAATGGTTCGCACGTGGCCCAGCCATTCCTTGTAGTCGGCTGGGTGGCGTTCGCGGAGACGCTTGATGACCCAGGGCAGGTTGGACCCATCGACGGCGAACCCGTTCGTACCGAATTCGGGTGGGCTGGCGCGTCGCATGGCAACCGTGTCCAGGAAGACGGGCTTGATTCCAGCTTCAAGCTTGCGCTTCACGTACGTGGCCACTGGGAACTTCTCGGGCGATTCCGGCAGGTTGCCCAAGGTGGAGCGGTAGGGACCGAAGGCGATCGTCGTGACCCACCCCTTCCCCGCCTCGGGGTCCGTCTCGACGTAGTAGCTGTCGGTCCCGCGCAGCGACTTGCTCGCCACTGACCTCGTACCGCGCCTCCCTCTGCCCAACAGTATGCTGGGGGGTGGCGTGAGAGGGTCGGGGAACAACTTCTTTTGCGCCGGTGGCACGGACTTCTGCGCAGGCATCAGCAGGGCGCGCTCGGACGTGATGCGAACGCCCTTGTCGTCCCCCTGGATTGCGATCTCATAGCGGAAGTTGCGGAAATCCTTCTCCGCCGGAAGCCTTTCGCGGAGATTCGCGGGGACATCCAACTCGATCGCCAACTCGAACCCGATGTCCCCTGACGGACGCCCCCATACCAGATCCTGGAAGTTCGATGTCCGTTCTCCGACGGCCGACTCCAGTCCGTCGCGAACCAGATCCCCGAGGAACGTGAGCGCATCAAAGAGCGTGCTCTTCCCGCTGGCGTTGGGACCGATGAGCATGTGGAAGCGATCAAGCGACACGTCAACGTACCGCAGGCATCGGTAGTTCAAGGCTTGGATCCTACGGATCATGGCTTCTCTCCCCGGACGTCGCGGGCGCGTGGCCCATCGCCCCGCGCACCGAGGAACCCCGGCCGCGGCAGCTGTAATCCGAAATCTCGCCCTTCACCGCTTTCTCAAGCCCGGTCACGACGAGATCCCTTGCGGATACATGTGGCTCCGGTGCCCCTCATGGCAATGTGCGCCTTCGACTCCGCGAGTTCGACCGTTCGGTACTCATACACGATCTCGACTCGCCCGCGTTCCGGCGCCGGGGCGTACCCGCGATCTCCTTCCCGCAAGATCTTCATCTCAGATGCGCTGGTGGTCGGGGCGCCAGTCTTCGACGGCCTGTTTGATGGAGTCCCGGCTCGTCAGTTCGCCCGCGAGGACCCGGCGTACCAATCCGGGCAGTTCCGCGTCGGAGGCGAAGCGGAGGGCGATGAGCTGGTCCGTCGTCAGCTGCCCGATGTCGCCCTTCAGGTCGTCCGGCAGAAGCCTCTCCAGGCGGAGGCGCTCCTCCAGGCGGATCACCCGATCCTGAACGCCCGTTGCGAAGCGCCGCGCGGAGAGAAGGGCGATCGCGGTGCAGGCGGCGACCACGAACAGGGCCAGGGTTCCCGCGCTGAAGTCCACGACGAGCAGGATTCCGACGCCGAGGGTCGCGGCCGTTGAGAGAAAGGCGCCCGCGAGGAACAGCGGTGGGGGGCGCCTGGCGTGGTTCGCGTAGTTCTGGGGCTGGGGCATTGCAATCCTCGATTCCGGTGCGGTACGTCACGCGGAAGAGTAATGTCCATCAGCGCCGCCCGCCGCCCGGAGGATCCCATGGCCGCCTCGAAGGACTTCGCCGCCCACCCGCTCCACGCCGCCGCCGCGGCGGCCGCCGTGCTCCTCGCGACGCTGGCCGCGCCCGGCCCGGCCGAGGCCACCGCGGTCGAAGCCGCCACGATCCTCCAGGAGATCCTCATCAGCGGGGGCACCGTGGTCACCTCGGAGGGACGGTTCGACGCGGACGTGCGGGTGCGGGACGGGACCATCGTCGAGATCGGGACCGGACTGGCCGCGGGGGCCGGCGCCCGCGAGATCGATGCCACCGGGCTGCTGGTCATGCCGGGCGGGGTGGATCCGCACGTCCACCTGGGGGGACGCACCCGCGACGATTACCGCACCGGGTCGCAGGCGGCGCTCGCGGGAGGCATCACCACCATCTCGAACTTCGCCTTCCCGGCCGAGGGGCGGACGCTCGCCCAGGCGATCGAGCGCGAGACGGCGCTCATCCGTGAGCAGGCGATCGCGGACGTCATCCTGCACGCGGGCATCAACGACCCCGCGACCCAGGAAGGCCAGGTGACCACCCTGGCCGCCGAAACCGGCCAGACCAGCACCAAGATCTTCATGGTGCGGACCGTGTTCGACGCCGACGTGCCCGACTACATGGCGACCATGGACGCGGCCGGGCGCGCCGGCATGCTGAGCATGGTGCACTGCGAGGACGGGCCCATCCTCGCCCGCGCGGTGGCCCAACTCACCGCCGCCGGACGCACCTCGCTCGAGTACTTCCCGGACAGCCGGCCCGTGGTCGGCGAAGTCGTCGCCACCCAGCGCGCGGTCGCCATGGCCGAGGCCACCGGGGCGCCCATCTACGCGGTCCACGTCTCCTCCGCGGGCGCACTGCGGGTGCTGCAGGATGCCCGCGACCGCGGGCTCAACGTCTTCGTCGAGACCCGCCCCATCTACCTCCACTTCACGCGCGAGCGCTTCGAGGGCCCCGACCGCGGGCTCTACGTGGGACAGCCGCCGCTTCGCGAGCAGGCCGATCAGGACGCCCTGTGGGCGGGCATCGCCAGCGGATCCGTGCACGTCCTCGCCACGGACCACGTCGCCTATCGACGCGACGAGAAGCTGGACCCGTCGCAGACCATCAGCCGGCACCGCGCCGGCCTGAGCAACCTCCAGGTGGTACGGCCGATGCTCTATTCCGAGGGCGTCGTCCAGGGACGCATCTCCGAGGAGCGCTTCGTGGCCGTGACCTCGACCAACGCCGCCAAGCTCTTCGGCCTCTACCCGCGCAAGGGCACGGTCGCGGCGGGCTCCGACGCTGACATCGTCCTCTGGGACCCGGACGAGACGCGCACCATCCGCGACGGGGACATGCTCTCCGGCGCCGGCTTCTCGGTCTACTCGGGGTGGGAAGTCACCGGCTGGCCCGTGATGACGCTGCGCCGAGGCGAGGTGGTGTACGAGAACGGGGAGATTCGGGCCGGGCCGGGGAGCGGTGAGTTGCTGCGCCGCGGGAGGTGGCGGGCGCCGTAGCTCGCGACCCGACCGTCAGTGCTTAGCGGAGTTTCCCTCGGGGCTTGATCAATCGGGCGATGAAGATTACTGTTTACTGAACCGTAGACGCGCCGGCGTAACCGGCTACGCGTCAGGACTCATCGAGCCGATAGCCACAGGGAGCCGAAAATGGCAGCACAGGTGCTGAATAAGGGACCCGTCGAGATCACCGTGAACAACCACCGCGTGAAGATCCACTCTCCAGCCACAGGCCTCGAGATCAAGCAGGCTGCGGTGGATGCCGGCATCCCGATCGAACTGGATTTCATCCTGGAGCGGGAACAGGGTGACGAGGCGGTTGAGATCGCGGACGATGAAAAGATCGACCTTCACGACGACGACAAGTTCACGGCGGCCGACGGCGACGACAACGCATGACCAGTGAGGAACTGGCCCCGAGCGTGGTCGCAGCGATCCGTGAACTGGAAGATGCGTTTCCGGATTCCAAGATCAGCTGGAGGGCAGACTCCCAAGGCGGCGCATTCGTGACGATTGAAGATGTGCCGCTGAATCCGGAGATCTTCGTACAAGCCGGCACGTGGGTGGGCTTTCGTATCGGATTCCAGTATCCGGCAGCGGAAGTCTACCCACACCATGTCCGACCGGATCTGGCGCGGAAGGATGGCAGACCGATCTCCGGGAAGGGATTCCACCCCGACAAGACCTTCGAAGGCCGCGCGTCCCTAATGCTCTCCCGGGTCAGCAAGCGTCGCGATGCCCGCGAAGACACTGCGCTGACGAAACTCCGTCGAGTTCTGGTCTGGCTCGAGCAGCGCCCATGAGCAGATCCTTCGACCTGGTCCTCCCCGAACAGCTCAGCAGAGATCTCTTCCTGCATCTCTTCTCCGATGGCGACGAGCACGGCGCCGTCCTGTCGGCAGGTGTCGTGGATACCCCCCGCGGCCTCCGTTTGCTTGCCCGGGAACTGTTCATAGCGAGAGATGGCATCGATTACGTGGCAGGACGGACCGGCTACCGCATGCTAACGGCCCGTTTCGTGGCCCATCACGCTCGTCACTGCCGGGACCAGGGTCTCGCCTACCTTGCCGTACACAACCACGAAGGCGTGGACTCCGTGCGTTTCAGCGACACGGACCTCGCATCTCACCAGCGAGGATACCCTGCGCTTCTGGACATCGTTAACGGACCACCCGTTGGAGCTCTGGTGTTCGCCGAGCGCGCAGTTGCGGGCGAACTCTGGATCCGAATCGGGGATCGAATCCCGCTTCGAGAAGGCCGTGTAACGGGCCGGTCCATTGAACGGCTGTACCCCTCGCCCAGGAAGGCTCCTGCCCACGCTGAATCGATCTACGATCGCCAGGCTCGGCTCTTGAGCGACCATGGACAGGAGCTACTCTGCAGCACGAAGGTCGGCGTCATCGGCGTCGGGGGCGTCGGGTCGTGGGTCGTCGCGAATCTGGCGCACCTCGGGGTCGGTGAGATCGTGGTTGCCGACCCGGATCGCATCGAGGCCACCAATCTTCCTCGTGTACTCGGCGCCACGCGCTTCCAGGCGCGAACCTTCCTGACCAGGTACGGTGGCCGGCTGGAACGCATCGGTCGACGTCTCGCAACGCACAAGGTCAAGATCTCACGCCGTGTAGCGAAGCGTGCGCGTCCGCGTGTTGCTGTCGACTGCTCGCCCAGCGACATCGTTGACGACGCCACGGCCCAGCGATTCCGCGACTGCGATTATATTTTCCTCGCCGCCGACACTCACCAAGCG
Above is a genomic segment from Candidatus Palauibacter scopulicola containing:
- a CDS encoding SLC13 family permease translates to MNLEVFLVGGILLVAVVLFVTEKIRVDLVALMVMLGLVVTGILDGEEAIMGFANEAVITIASVLVLSGALMRTGVAHFIGQRVLAASGDGVGRLTAVMMATVGLLSGIMNDIGITALMLPVVLDMARRTGTPPSKLLMPLAFGSLLGGMTTLIGTAPNILVNGALQDGGFEPFGMFSFTPVGLTALAAGIVYMTFLGRRLFPDRDPKKESTPADLGGLYDLRGLIGMLRAPENSTLAGKTLQQSRLGQALGLNVVAVQRSGQMILAPGTDFVLNGGDEMVVEGTLERFEALRAWKQLEIESRDRTLGRITDASVEVAELELAEDSSLIGQTVREANLRRTRHLHVLAILRGDRAHRTGLRLMTLAPGDRLLVAAKSGRLAALEEDKTLGTVHSVPAGELISRYQMERRIQSVRISEESLLAGQLLAETRLADAFGLTVVGILRAHEELLMPDPDTRLEGGDVLLLRGRFEDLEILEGLQELTVGDNRPLDFSRLESDTIGLAEASLSPRTTFAGKTIEELKFRKSFGVSILAIWRNGEIYRSGLPKMELLPGDAFLLHGDRNKLALLAEHPDFLVMTEEAAEVVRSRKAPVSAVIMAGVLTSVVSGLLPIFIAAPIGAVAMVLTGCLNIEEAYRCIEMKAVVLIAGMLSLGMAMQESGTAALVAEAVLGSLADFGPLAVVAGLFLITALSAQMMPTAAVAVLMSPIALSTAVSEGLSPHALMMTVAVASSCAFMSPVGHPVNLLVMGFGGYRFVDFIKAGFPLFILVMAVVLTVLPLVWQLAPAG
- a CDS encoding acyltransferase family protein, encoding MTGTRPQTRPETRPHGSLPRYHALDRLRASMMLLGVVRHAAVSYVPTVFFEWPYRDAQADMLSWWMIIFIRVFHLPVFFAIAGFFAAYLVETRGTREFLRHRWSRIGVPFLVAWPVLAAAMFFIVPFAAQFSATPPNAAYSLAELTSDRALDHLFMHLWFLYHLLILCVVASALRPLAARIPAGVRARALDLCGRWVHRGGIAVLMLAAGLILYRMESWAIDYYAGPFPAPRQLALYGLFFGFGWMLFRRREALEGFKRPTWVLLAAGILCFLAYRHFFEIGCPPRPDRTCAGGGEAQHLPAVVFLALSMWFMAYGLIGLFLRYLNRPSPRWRYMADASYWIYIVHVPFVMLLPLPLARVPLPGIVKLTLVSVAAIGLILLTYRYFVRPTFIGKQLNGRRHPHRHPRRRPRRHPRLTA
- a CDS encoding TonB-dependent receptor produces the protein MQSRSQYHTTFAILAVAMLSPMQVIAQQAGITGRVTDLETGSPVSNAAVAVLGQPSGPVVADESGAFQITVAAGTYSILVTRIGYETARIDGVSVEAGETETVTVELRSRALALNPLVVTASRREEKELDAPASVSTLTGEQISRMIAPTPADHVRTLPGVDLASTGLTQSYMVVRGFNNVSSGRLLSIVDNRYARIPALRINAINMIPTTDMDIERIELARGPGAALYGPNAAEGVMHIITSSPIDRPGTTVSMAGGERSVFQMLFRSANAVSERFGIKVSGQYLRGNDWEYVDPWEVAAREASPGHPRIGVRDPVNERYFADVRTDFRFSDDGEFILSGGLNNSLSSINLTSVGSAQTHDWQYRYGQARLLKGRLFAQFFLNQTHSGDNSYLLRSGELIVDRSRTMAAQVQHGFDWGARQRFTYGFDWQRTEPRSEGTIYGRNEDDDLLVETGAYLHSETGLGDRFDLVTALRVDHHNRLTDVNLSPRAALVFRPAEGHNLRLNYNQAYATPSTSAMFLDIPTGRLPIAPGVGYTLRAHGVPSGGLTFSDRCQGGLMDHCMRSPFLPGQLPANAALFWDALIEQFAPATLRPLLLGPGMRPTDPALGTVFRRLNTDALGPAGGDVFPLDSGPVELPELVPTVFNSIEAGYKGLIRNRVRLAVDVYFANVENFVGALKVESPNVFLDPASTGAFLASRLGPLVQAGHVTTEQIAELAAGLAEVPVGAVTPDQFDAPDLLLASRNFGSASYWGADFSTQFIVSDRVSLTAAYSFQSRECFDFDEDGDCPGSDDLALNAPSHKGSVGFAFTDRARGFVLDGRWRFTDGFDMRSGVFAGAVDAYHVLDLTAGYQLPFQPNARLELTVYNLLNNLHREFVGAPELGRLALLRLRYDF